From Tripterygium wilfordii isolate XIE 37 chromosome 16, ASM1340144v1, whole genome shotgun sequence, one genomic window encodes:
- the LOC119981143 gene encoding protein NRT1/ PTR FAMILY 5.6-like — protein sequence MGEEIEKRMQGDGEIDGEKWVLDSSVDYKGRVPPRASTGVWKASLFVITLALSERLSYFGIAPNLILYLTKVLRQDLKTAAKNVNYWSGVTTLMPLIGGILADAYTGRFLMLLISSLIYLVGLTLLALSQFVPSLKPCGTGICNKPRKIHEVVYFLALYCVSLGTGGQKPCFESLGADQFDSGHLQERKKKLSFFNWWNFAMACGLLLGVTVVVYVQDNVSFGVAYLILATFLATAILTFFIGRPYYRYRIPEGSPFTSMLQVLVAALRKRKLRYPSSPALLYEAPNPSGRFLGHTNSLRFLDKAAILEEKNLLPEQKQSSWRLATVTKVEELKLVLNMIPIWLTSLMFAVCEAQPSTFFVKQGATMNRKVTANFTVPAASIYALAAIGTIISVAIYERILVPFLRKVTGNQRGINIFKRVGIGFVFSIIAIFVAALVERERLRVAKKETIQLAESGHLSMSVFWLVPQYMLIGIADGFTLAGLQEFFYDQVPDSMRSLGLALFVSIFGASKFLSNLLITVADHVSTKAGKSWFGKDLNTSRLDNFYWLLVALSLLNLCAFAFFGRRYAYKNVQRQMTLV from the exons CACTTGCATTAAGTGAAAGGCTAAGCTACTTTGGGATAGCTCCGAATCTCATTTTATACCTGACGAAAGTGCTCCGTCAAGATCTCAAGACAGCAGCAAAGAATGTCAACTACTGGTCAGGAGTGACAACCTTGATGCCTCTGATAGGAGGGATCCTAGCCGATGCCTACACCGGTCGATTTCTGATGCTCCTAATTTCATCTCTTATATATCTTGTG GGTTTAACTCTCCTGGCACTATCCCAATTCGTCCCAAGTTTGAAACCGTGTGGTACAGGCATTTGTAACAAACCAAGGAAAATTCATGAAGTGGTATATTTCCTTGCCTTGTATTGTGTCTCGCTCGGAACTGGAGGACAGAAGCCATGCTTTGAGAGCCTTGGAGCTGATCAGTTTGATTCTGGTCATttgcaagaaagaaagaagaagctgtCTTTTTTCAATTGGTGGAATTTTGCAATGGCTTGTGGGCTCTTGCTTGGTGTAACTGTTGTAGTTTATGTTCAAGATAATGTGAGCTTTGGAGTAGCATATCTCATTCTTGCTACTTTCTTGGCCACAGCAATCCTAACTTTTTTCATTGGGAGGCCTTATTACCGGTATAGGATACCAGAAGGAAGCCCCTTTACATCCATGTTACAGGTCTTAGTTGCGGCTTTAAGGAAGAGAAAATTACGTTATCCATCAAGTCCTGCACTATTATATGAAGCCCCCAACCCTAGTGGAAGATTCCTGGGTCATACAAACAGTCTTAG GTTTCTCGACAAGGCTGCAATACTTGAAGAGAAAAACCTATTACCTGAACAGAAACAAAGTTCTTGGAGACTTGCAACAGTAACAAAAGTCGAGGAACTGAAGCTTGTCCTGAACATGATCCCTATATGGCTAACTTCACTAATGTTTGCAGTATGTGAGGCACAACCCTCCACGTTCTTTGTGAAACAAGGTGCTACAATGAACCGAAAGGTCACTGCAAATTTCACGGTACCTGCAGCCTCCATCTATGCCCTTGCGGCCATCGGAACAATTATCTCAGTTGCCATCTATGAGAGAATTCTCGTTCCTTTCTTAAGAAAAGTTACAGGAAATCAAAGGGGCATTAATATTTTCAAAAGGGTCGGTATTGGATTCGTGTTTTCGATCATAGCAATCTTTGTTGCAGCTTTAGTTGAAAGGGAGAGGTTAAGGGTTGCAAAGAAGGAAACTATACAGCTAGCGGAAAGTGGACATTTGTCCATGAGTGTTTTCTGGCTAGTTCCTCAATACATGCTTATAGGTATAGCTGATGGATTCACTTTGGCTGGTCTGCAAgagttcttttatgaccaagtTCCTGATTCAATGAGAAGCTTGGGATTGGCGTTATTTGTCAGTATTTTCGGAGCGTCCAAGTTCTTGAGCAATCTGTTGATCACGGTTGCAGATCATGTGTCAACCAAGGCCGGCAAAAGTTGGTTTGGTAAGGACTTGAATACGAGTCGTTTGGACAATTTCTACTGGTTGTTGGTAGCTCTGAGTTTGTTGAATTTATGTGCTTTCGCGTTCTTTGGGCGGAGGTACGCTTACAAAAATGTGCAGAGACAGATGACTCTAGTTTGA